One window of Mesorhizobium sp. WSM4904 genomic DNA carries:
- the pdxY gene encoding pyridoxal kinase PdxY: protein MNAEKTDAPRAVIVISSHVARGSVGNRAAVFALETLGFPVWAVPTVILPWHPGHSRATRIVPPLDQFKALMADLERAPWLGEVRAVLSGYLGEAGQAEAVASLVAAIKAKTPGALYVCDPVMGDSGGLYVPEPTAVALRDKLMPIADIATPNRYELEWMAGAPLPDIKSVMAAALHAGPSTMLVTSAPSMMAGGTGNFLLDGSQALLAEHRVIEKPPNGLGDLTAAVYLARILSGQPPVKALQSTTAAVYEILARTAKRGGDELQLETDAQSLSHPMAMVQLRHLLHPGRDKRA from the coding sequence ATGAATGCTGAAAAAACCGACGCGCCGCGCGCGGTCATCGTCATCTCCAGCCATGTCGCCCGCGGCTCGGTCGGCAACCGCGCCGCGGTCTTTGCATTGGAGACGCTGGGCTTTCCGGTCTGGGCGGTGCCGACCGTCATCCTGCCCTGGCACCCTGGCCACAGCCGCGCCACGCGCATCGTGCCGCCGCTCGACCAGTTCAAGGCGCTGATGGCCGATCTCGAGCGCGCGCCATGGCTGGGCGAGGTGAGAGCGGTGCTGTCAGGCTATCTCGGCGAGGCCGGCCAGGCCGAGGCCGTCGCCTCGCTGGTCGCCGCCATCAAGGCCAAAACCCCCGGCGCCCTTTATGTCTGCGATCCTGTCATGGGCGATTCCGGCGGGCTTTACGTGCCGGAGCCCACGGCCGTGGCGCTGCGTGACAAACTGATGCCGATCGCCGACATCGCCACGCCCAATCGCTATGAGCTCGAATGGATGGCCGGCGCGCCGCTGCCCGACATCAAGTCGGTGATGGCGGCTGCCCTTCACGCCGGCCCTTCCACCATGCTGGTCACCTCGGCACCCTCGATGATGGCGGGCGGCACCGGCAATTTCCTGCTCGACGGCAGCCAGGCCCTGCTTGCCGAGCACCGCGTGATCGAGAAGCCGCCGAACGGTCTGGGCGACCTGACGGCCGCCGTCTATCTCGCCCGCATCCTTTCCGGCCAGCCGCCGGTCAAGGCGCTGCAGTCGACCACGGCCGCCGTCTACGAGATCCTGGCGCGCACGGCCAAACGCGGCGGCGACGAGCTTCAACTCGAGACCGACGCGCAGAGCCTGTCGCATCCGATGGCCATGGTGCAGCTTCGCCATCTCCTCCATCCCGGGCGGGACAAGCGGGCATGA
- a CDS encoding LemA family protein: protein MFAERLSLPSAFRNLPALLMMAFVLPLLAGCGYNTIPTAEENAKAAWSEVLNQYQRRADLIPNLVETVKGYASHEKETLDAVVEARAKATQITVTPDTLKDPETLKKFQDAQAGLTGALSRLIAVSENYPDLKANQNFLALQAQLEGTENRIAVARRDYIQAVRDYNLTLRTFPSVLWATFWFRGNEPFANFTVEEDKMQVPKVDFGTSTKQGG from the coding sequence ATGTTCGCCGAGCGCCTTTCCCTGCCCTCCGCTTTCCGCAATTTGCCGGCCTTGCTGATGATGGCTTTCGTGCTGCCGCTGCTTGCCGGCTGCGGCTACAACACCATCCCGACGGCCGAGGAAAACGCCAAGGCGGCCTGGAGCGAGGTGCTGAACCAGTACCAGCGCCGCGCCGACCTGATCCCGAACCTGGTCGAGACGGTGAAGGGCTATGCCTCGCATGAGAAGGAAACGCTCGACGCGGTCGTGGAGGCGCGCGCCAAGGCAACGCAGATTACGGTGACGCCGGACACGCTGAAGGATCCCGAAACCCTCAAGAAGTTCCAGGATGCGCAAGCCGGGCTGACCGGCGCGCTGTCGCGGCTGATCGCGGTGTCGGAGAACTATCCCGACCTCAAGGCCAACCAGAATTTCCTGGCGCTGCAGGCGCAGCTCGAAGGCACCGAGAACCGCATCGCGGTCGCCCGCCGCGACTATATCCAGGCGGTCAGGGACTACAATCTGACGCTGAGGACCTTCCCCTCGGTGCTGTGGGCGACCTTCTGGTTCCGCGGCAACGAGCCTTTCGCGAACTTCACCGTCGAGGAAGACAAGATGCAGGTGCCGAAGGTGGATTTCGGCACGAGCACGAAGCAGGGCGGGTGA